From Fibrobacter sp., a single genomic window includes:
- a CDS encoding carbohydrate-binding protein translates to EYDVRVNMATPSEKAGVKLYIDGKAVTDEIIAKQNSENDWSTYSVVSAKTSEIAAGEHTLKLEIVGNNVNVDWFEICKGECKTSSIAQRPRLDVHSEQNYRVYSLNGRFMGSVSAASIREMQTKVQTMVPHKGVYFIKSQTVMHRVIVK, encoded by the coding sequence GAATACGACGTGCGGGTAAATATGGCAACCCCCTCCGAAAAAGCAGGAGTCAAGCTCTATATAGACGGCAAGGCCGTTACCGACGAAATTATTGCCAAACAAAACAGTGAAAATGACTGGAGTACCTATTCGGTGGTATCCGCAAAGACCTCTGAAATCGCTGCCGGCGAACACACCCTTAAACTAGAAATCGTGGGCAACAACGTGAATGTGGACTGGTTTGAAATCTGCAAGGGCGAATGCAAAACCTCAAGCATCGCACAGAGGCCCCGCCTTGATGTGCACAGCGAGCAAAACTACCGCGTGTATAGCCTGAACGGAAGATTTATGGGCAGTGTAAGTGCCGCAAGCATCCGCGAGATGCAAACGAAAGTCCAGACGATGGTTCCACACAAGGGAGTGTATTTCATTAAATCACAAACCGTCATGCACCGGGTGATAGTCAAATAA
- a CDS encoding carbohydrate-binding protein, which yields MLQIVGKFSVATTLVFFGLAAPTMAQSYNNLALTPPMGWNSWNVFHENINEKQIQQIADAMVSSGLKDAGYIYLNLDDNWMAKHRDANGKLTHDPDRFSSGMKALGDYIHSKGLKFGIYGDRGTRTCHHYNNSDQFPGSESGSNGREELDAKTFASWGVDYLKYDNCESNPSTQEKDYTAMSKALLNSGRDIVFSICMWEYKEWMPKIANLWRTTFDIGPAWISTSWYRGVYQIINDNNKYWQNAKPGNWNDPDMLEVGNNGLSYEEQKSQMTMWSIMAAPIMISSDVRNMSNEVKELYLNKEMIAINQDSLGVQGHRISDVDGKQVWTKPLRSGDIAVALLNNNSSTQTVECTFADLGVEGEVEVYDAWQKKNLGARTSVSAELPAHGSALLRLIIKPVPRKPFKGKAFAIPGKIEMEDFDINGVGRGNTTYNENDSEDHGATEGGSSYRPGTGVDIYKKATGYIVGYNQAGEWLEYSVKVAKTGTYTMSAAVASANSTSSFKLSIDGEDITEEIAVPQASSGENNFDDYNEVEVTVNLTEGEHVLRWTVTGDWMDIDYIKFCIEGQCEATSAIRQANSAAVQNITAPCLRKKGNALFVEKGGMRFDLTGHRIK from the coding sequence ATGTTACAAATCGTCGGAAAATTTTCGGTAGCGACAACCCTCGTCTTCTTTGGCCTTGCCGCTCCGACCATGGCCCAATCCTATAACAATCTGGCGCTTACGCCCCCCATGGGGTGGAACAGCTGGAATGTTTTCCACGAAAACATCAACGAAAAGCAGATTCAGCAAATCGCCGACGCCATGGTCTCTTCCGGTTTGAAAGATGCGGGCTACATTTACCTGAACCTTGACGACAACTGGATGGCTAAGCACCGCGATGCAAACGGCAAACTCACCCACGACCCCGACCGTTTTTCTAGCGGCATGAAGGCCCTGGGCGACTACATTCACAGCAAGGGGCTCAAGTTTGGCATTTACGGTGACCGCGGAACCAGAACCTGCCACCATTACAACAATTCCGATCAATTCCCCGGCTCCGAAAGCGGTTCTAACGGAAGGGAAGAACTGGACGCCAAAACCTTTGCTAGCTGGGGCGTAGATTACCTCAAGTACGACAACTGCGAATCCAATCCAAGCACCCAAGAAAAAGATTATACCGCCATGTCCAAGGCCCTCCTCAATTCTGGCCGCGACATCGTGTTCAGTATTTGCATGTGGGAATACAAGGAATGGATGCCTAAAATTGCCAACCTCTGGCGAACCACCTTTGATATTGGCCCCGCATGGATTTCTACTTCTTGGTACAGAGGGGTTTATCAAATTATCAATGACAACAACAAGTACTGGCAAAATGCAAAACCCGGCAACTGGAACGACCCGGACATGCTTGAAGTGGGTAACAACGGTCTTTCTTACGAAGAACAAAAGTCCCAGATGACCATGTGGTCTATTATGGCGGCCCCCATCATGATCAGTTCCGACGTCCGTAACATGAGCAACGAGGTCAAGGAACTATACCTGAACAAGGAGATGATCGCCATCAACCAGGACTCCCTGGGCGTTCAGGGCCACCGTATTTCTGACGTGGACGGCAAGCAGGTTTGGACCAAGCCCTTGCGCAGTGGTGATATTGCCGTGGCACTCCTCAACAACAATTCTTCTACCCAGACCGTCGAATGCACCTTTGCAGACCTTGGCGTAGAGGGTGAAGTAGAAGTTTACGACGCCTGGCAAAAAAAGAACCTAGGGGCACGTACATCCGTTTCCGCAGAACTCCCTGCTCACGGTTCCGCATTGCTTCGCCTGATAATCAAGCCGGTTCCCCGTAAACCGTTCAAGGGAAAAGCATTCGCCATTCCGGGCAAGATCGAGATGGAAGATTTCGACATTAACGGAGTGGGTCGGGGCAATACCACCTACAACGAAAACGATTCCGAGGACCATGGCGCCACCGAAGGAGGCTCAAGTTACCGCCCAGGTACCGGTGTGGACATTTACAAAAAGGCAACCGGTTACATTGTGGGTTACAACCAGGCTGGCGAATGGCTGGAATACTCCGTAAAGGTTGCCAAGACGGGGACATACACCATGTCCGCCGCCGTAGCTTCGGCAAACAGCACATCCAGTTTCAAACTTTCCATAGACGGTGAAGACATTACCGAAGAAATCGCCGTTCCGCAAGCCAGTTCTGGCGAAAACAACTTCGATGACTACAACGAAGTCGAAGTGACCGTGAACTTGACCGAGGGCGAACACGTACTCCGCTGGACAGTAACTGGCGACTGGATGGACATTGACTACATCAAGTTCTGCATCGAAGGGCAATGCGAAGCAACTAGCGCAATCCGTCAAGCAAACTCTGCAGCGGTTCAGAACATTACCGCCCCTTGCCTACGCAAAAAAGGAAACGCCCTTTTCGTCGAAAAGGGCGGCATGCGTTTTGACTTGACGGGTCACAGGATTAAGTAA
- a CDS encoding feruloyl esterase, translating to MFGGKSAVGTTFGFFVFSSLFCAQAFAWSISGTVQSSTGEPLSGVMINSFNHAGVSAKTDNVGYFSIDENSAALSGVADLNMKVRYANQVLSIENVHASIFKVSAIDALGKIVYQRSLQHVFGNVSLDFSKVSAHGVKFIRINIDGTNSSYMLTGSGSLFKDGAPLPNFSFRKEGYEAVIYQMSQENETGVSIIMNPASSDVESSSSAGRTNPTSNSQSGTFTPPDVPTTCAGKTVTPGDYNMSVVVDGKTRTFIMHVPSAYNGSKPVPMVVDYHPIGGSGAGQMADYGGSTYKSKTDPEGVISLYPDGTDGVSPMGAGWNVGPCCSRDDDVKFSREMIKKVEEIACINPRKIYATGFSMGGGMSNHVACNMSDVFAAVAPAAMDLNRTNSVSCNIVRPISVIMFRGSQDNVCPYAGGESFMRDGLDFLGAENNFKFWAEKDGCTGNPATNSSGCQEYSNCKGGAKVVLCTDKNGANGTGNGHDQGNGSIGWPFLKQFELK from the coding sequence ATGTTTGGTGGAAAAAGCGCCGTTGGCACAACCTTCGGTTTTTTTGTATTTTCCTCGCTGTTTTGTGCACAGGCATTTGCCTGGAGCATTTCCGGAACAGTCCAGTCCAGCACGGGAGAACCGTTGTCCGGTGTGATGATTAACTCTTTTAACCATGCCGGTGTAAGTGCCAAGACGGACAATGTGGGGTATTTCAGCATTGATGAAAACTCTGCAGCCCTTTCAGGTGTTGCGGATTTGAATATGAAGGTCCGTTATGCGAACCAGGTGCTGAGTATTGAAAATGTACACGCAAGTATTTTTAAGGTGTCTGCGATAGATGCCTTGGGCAAGATAGTATATCAGCGTTCCCTGCAACATGTCTTTGGAAATGTGTCCCTGGATTTTTCCAAGGTGTCCGCCCACGGGGTGAAGTTTATACGCATAAACATTGACGGCACAAATAGTTCCTACATGCTGACGGGCAGTGGCTCCTTGTTTAAAGATGGTGCTCCCTTGCCGAATTTTTCCTTCCGAAAAGAGGGCTACGAGGCTGTTATTTACCAGATGTCCCAGGAAAATGAGACCGGTGTGTCTATAATCATGAATCCGGCCTCTTCAGACGTTGAATCTTCTAGTTCTGCAGGTAGGACCAATCCTACAAGCAATAGCCAGAGCGGTACCTTTACGCCTCCCGATGTTCCTACGACCTGCGCCGGTAAAACCGTAACTCCGGGCGATTACAATATGAGTGTGGTGGTGGATGGAAAAACTCGTACATTCATTATGCATGTCCCCAGTGCCTATAACGGGTCCAAGCCAGTTCCCATGGTTGTGGATTATCACCCCATCGGAGGGTCAGGCGCAGGCCAAATGGCGGATTATGGTGGTTCAACTTATAAGTCAAAAACGGACCCAGAAGGGGTAATTTCGCTGTACCCGGATGGTACCGATGGAGTGTCCCCCATGGGGGCTGGCTGGAATGTGGGCCCCTGCTGCTCCAGAGATGACGATGTTAAATTTTCTCGTGAAATGATTAAGAAAGTCGAGGAAATTGCCTGCATCAACCCCAGGAAAATTTATGCGACCGGTTTCTCCATGGGCGGGGGCATGAGTAATCATGTGGCGTGCAATATGTCAGATGTCTTTGCCGCGGTGGCTCCTGCAGCCATGGACCTGAACAGGACCAATAGCGTTTCCTGCAATATTGTGCGTCCAATTTCGGTAATCATGTTCCGCGGTTCTCAAGATAATGTTTGTCCTTATGCAGGTGGTGAAAGCTTTATGAGAGATGGGTTGGATTTCTTGGGTGCCGAAAATAATTTTAAGTTCTGGGCCGAAAAAGATGGCTGTACCGGCAACCCGGCCACAAATTCCAGTGGATGCCAGGAATATTCAAACTGCAAAGGCGGCGCGAAGGTTGTGCTTTGTACCGACAAGAATGGGGCCAATGGCACAGGAAACGGACACGACCAGGGCAATGGCTCCATAGGCTGGCCCTTCTTGAAACAGTTCGAACTTAAGTAA
- a CDS encoding endo-1,4-beta-xylanase, with protein MNFSKKITLFALLGLTSIANAGPGLADGAAKFVGNIIQSTQVRSDFTTLWNQATAENGCKWESIEGSRGNYNWGACDAAYNWAKQNGGFFKFHALVWGGQYPSWLNGLSADETKKAITSWFDAVQKHYPDLEIIDVVNEAIRTGNGSYHSGYGRGNNIVPALGGDNNDYAFVTTAFKMARERWPKAILIYNDYNTIQYDVDKGIDLINTIKKNGAPIDAYGLQAHDLVTQGGGFGGTGGGGDCMDYTQFKNTMEKIHSQTQMPIFISEYDIPNTNDDIQEQCFKEQISYWMEADYVAGITLWGYIYGQTWLDCDGAAAGCSGIIKDGKDRKAMTWLKQYLASNKGVNSTGLATGVTTPPEPQKPFRGAAFDILADRIEAEDFDIPGIGRNEDGTSNASYGDAEFENKGESTYREGTGVDIKDGIGSNQHAIGWNATDDWLEYTINVKEAGDYTLFAAVSGEGGQLKFSLDGEDIGDVLTVSKSNAEPSDEEVDESVYGDFFKVKTNVTLPAGTHILRMTVVKQWFDLDYFNFVKGKDAEDNAPVGTEAIAGNIHMAVHHLVQYDLIDIHGKRLGSISAYTMDQAIATAKNWNTVKSTGVYFLRSRATGKVHSLRIVK; from the coding sequence ATGAATTTTTCCAAAAAGATTACGCTTTTCGCCCTTTTGGGGCTAACTTCCATTGCCAACGCAGGCCCCGGCCTTGCTGACGGTGCCGCCAAGTTCGTAGGTAACATCATCCAAAGCACTCAGGTGCGCAGTGATTTCACAACGCTATGGAACCAGGCGACTGCCGAAAACGGCTGTAAATGGGAATCCATTGAAGGCAGCCGTGGCAACTACAACTGGGGTGCTTGCGATGCTGCCTACAACTGGGCAAAGCAAAACGGAGGCTTCTTCAAGTTTCACGCCCTAGTATGGGGCGGCCAGTACCCGAGTTGGCTGAACGGTCTAAGCGCCGATGAGACCAAGAAGGCCATTACCAGTTGGTTTGATGCCGTTCAAAAGCATTACCCCGACCTGGAAATCATTGACGTGGTAAACGAAGCCATTAGAACCGGTAACGGCAGTTACCACTCCGGTTACGGAAGGGGCAACAACATTGTTCCTGCCCTGGGTGGCGACAACAATGACTACGCCTTTGTGACCACGGCCTTCAAGATGGCCCGTGAACGTTGGCCCAAGGCTATCCTAATCTACAACGACTACAACACCATCCAGTACGATGTGGACAAGGGCATCGATCTTATCAATACCATTAAAAAGAACGGGGCTCCCATTGACGCTTACGGTCTTCAGGCCCATGACCTGGTAACTCAGGGTGGTGGCTTTGGCGGAACAGGCGGCGGCGGCGACTGCATGGACTATACCCAGTTCAAAAACACCATGGAAAAGATCCATAGCCAGACCCAAATGCCCATATTCATCTCTGAATATGACATTCCGAACACTAATGACGACATTCAGGAACAGTGCTTCAAAGAACAAATTTCCTACTGGATGGAAGCGGACTATGTAGCGGGTATCACCCTTTGGGGCTACATCTATGGTCAAACCTGGCTTGATTGCGACGGCGCTGCAGCAGGTTGCTCTGGCATTATCAAGGACGGCAAGGACCGTAAGGCCATGACCTGGCTCAAGCAGTACCTGGCCTCCAACAAGGGTGTCAATTCCACCGGGCTTGCCACCGGCGTTACAACGCCTCCCGAACCCCAGAAGCCTTTCAGGGGTGCCGCATTCGACATTCTTGCAGACAGGATTGAAGCCGAAGACTTTGACATTCCAGGCATAGGCCGCAACGAAGACGGCACTTCCAACGCCTCTTACGGTGATGCAGAATTCGAGAACAAAGGCGAAAGTACCTATCGCGAAGGTACCGGCGTAGACATCAAGGATGGTATCGGCAGCAACCAGCACGCCATCGGATGGAACGCCACCGACGACTGGCTGGAATATACCATCAATGTCAAAGAAGCCGGCGATTACACCCTGTTCGCCGCCGTGTCAGGCGAAGGCGGACAACTGAAGTTCTCCCTAGACGGCGAGGATATTGGTGACGTACTGACCGTGTCCAAGTCCAATGCCGAACCCAGCGACGAAGAAGTCGACGAATCCGTCTATGGCGATTTCTTCAAGGTAAAGACCAACGTGACGCTCCCCGCCGGAACGCATATCTTGCGCATGACCGTTGTCAAGCAGTGGTTCGACCTCGACTACTTCAACTTTGTCAAGGGCAAGGACGCCGAAGACAACGCCCCCGTTGGCACCGAAGCCATCGCAGGCAACATCCACATGGCAGTTCACCATTTGGTCCAATACGACCTGATCGACATCCATGGCAAGCGCCTGGGCAGCATCAGCGCCTACACCATGGACCAGGCCATTGCCACCGCCAAAAATTGGAACACGGTGAAATCTACAGGAGTCTATTTCCTCCGCTCCAGAGCTACCGGCAAGGTCCATAGCTTGCGCATTGTCAAGTAA
- a CDS encoding endo-1,4-beta-xylanase, whose protein sequence is MMNFTKAVALFALTGLISVANAALADGGAKFLGNITTSGQVRDDMGTYWNQITAENGCKWGSIHSLSNGNSGTSKFAWDNYDKCYGAYQWSKQAPGRHFKFHALVWGSQYPNFLCKKKNPSITVEKTRQYITEWFDAVAAKFPDLEYIDVVNEAIWAGNNYHSGYGKPAQGAEGRSTDDTECGGSYIIEALGGDRVVNGKHQYDFITTAFKMARERWPNAVLIYNDYNTLTWQMNEGIELVQTIIKNGAPVDAYGQQAHDCKGMSKSDFESKLTRIHNETGLPLFITEYDISQADDNAQKNDYANQIPFMWETEWIAGITIWGYINGSTWASNTGIIQPNGQKRAAMVWLEEYFKNNLSKGKSVKITPNGTEIVYSEEKEQEPYNGTAIVIDVKDTIQAEHYDKAGIGFGNDSYSDGSSDNKGDANFRMDEGVDIYWGGTDMKGLVIGYTEPGDWVEYTVDFKQKGPYTIKAVVSSANENSSFKLYVDDVPITDEMIVPKTGDEDWNTYQEIGGIVDSVSTGKHILKVESIGGWFNLDYIIFENVAPPETPEEPEGIVKNVKMVTDMAADYDIIDIRGKRLGRLSARSTQDAIKTIKENNMIKSSGIYYIRSRSTGKIQSLRIAK, encoded by the coding sequence ATTATGAATTTTACTAAAGCAGTTGCGCTTTTTGCCCTGACCGGATTAATCTCCGTAGCCAATGCGGCCCTGGCCGATGGCGGAGCCAAGTTCCTGGGCAACATTACCACAAGCGGCCAAGTTCGTGACGACATGGGCACCTACTGGAACCAGATTACAGCAGAAAACGGCTGCAAGTGGGGTTCCATCCATAGCCTTTCTAACGGCAACAGTGGAACTAGCAAATTTGCCTGGGACAACTACGACAAATGTTATGGCGCCTACCAGTGGTCAAAACAAGCCCCCGGACGCCACTTCAAGTTCCACGCCCTGGTTTGGGGATCCCAGTACCCGAATTTCCTTTGCAAAAAGAAAAACCCGAGTATTACCGTCGAAAAAACCCGGCAGTACATTACGGAATGGTTCGATGCCGTTGCCGCCAAATTCCCCGACCTGGAATACATCGACGTGGTGAACGAAGCCATTTGGGCCGGCAACAACTACCACTCCGGCTACGGCAAGCCCGCCCAGGGTGCCGAAGGCCGTAGCACCGACGATACCGAATGCGGTGGTTCCTACATTATCGAAGCCCTCGGTGGCGACCGTGTGGTAAACGGCAAGCACCAATACGACTTTATCACTACCGCCTTTAAGATGGCACGTGAACGTTGGCCGAATGCCGTATTGATTTATAACGACTACAATACCCTTACCTGGCAGATGAACGAAGGCATTGAACTGGTGCAAACCATCATAAAGAATGGTGCCCCTGTTGACGCCTATGGTCAGCAAGCCCACGACTGCAAGGGCATGAGCAAGTCCGACTTCGAAAGCAAATTGACCAGAATCCATAACGAAACTGGGTTACCCCTGTTCATTACGGAATATGACATTAGCCAGGCCGATGACAATGCTCAAAAGAATGACTATGCAAACCAGATTCCCTTTATGTGGGAAACAGAATGGATTGCGGGCATTACCATCTGGGGCTACATCAACGGTTCTACTTGGGCATCCAACACCGGTATCATTCAGCCAAACGGTCAAAAGCGCGCCGCCATGGTCTGGCTCGAAGAATACTTCAAGAACAATTTGAGCAAGGGCAAGAGCGTAAAAATCACTCCTAACGGTACCGAAATTGTCTACTCCGAAGAAAAGGAACAGGAACCCTATAACGGAACCGCTATCGTAATTGACGTAAAAGACACGATTCAGGCCGAGCACTACGATAAGGCCGGTATCGGCTTTGGCAATGACTCTTACAGCGACGGCAGCAGCGACAACAAGGGCGACGCAAATTTCCGCATGGATGAGGGCGTTGATATCTATTGGGGTGGCACAGACATGAAAGGCCTGGTTATCGGTTACACGGAACCTGGCGACTGGGTGGAATACACCGTAGACTTTAAACAAAAAGGGCCCTACACTATTAAGGCCGTTGTCTCTTCGGCTAACGAAAATTCCAGTTTCAAGCTTTATGTAGACGACGTTCCCATCACCGATGAAATGATTGTTCCCAAGACTGGCGATGAAGACTGGAATACCTACCAAGAAATTGGCGGAATTGTGGACAGCGTCTCTACAGGCAAGCACATCTTGAAGGTGGAATCCATTGGCGGCTGGTTCAATCTGGACTACATCATTTTTGAAAACGTTGCACCGCCCGAAACGCCCGAAGAACCGGAAGGAATCGTCAAAAATGTCAAGATGGTCACGGATATGGCTGCGGACTACGATATTATCGACATTCGTGGCAAACGTCTTGGCCGCCTGAGCGCGCGTTCTACGCAAGATGCCATCAAGACCATCAAGGAAAACAATATGATCAAGTCCTCTGGCATCTACTACATCCGTTCTAGATCCACCGGAAAGATCCAGAGTTTGCGTATCGCAAAATAA
- the hflX gene encoding GTPase HflX, which produces MREPAEHRQEKEKCILVGIATPKVRPWLAQEQLAELGRLAETAGAVVSASYLQRVQNFSPATLIGEGKVEEIKHALAQLDAKMVVFDDDLSGSQVRNLEQRLPGIKVLDRTGLILDIFAKHAITAESRLMVEVAQLQYMMPRLTRAWTHLCRQHNGGIGTKGPGETQLETDRRMIRKRIQELKKKLAKIEDARESQAEKRNDIFQVGIVGYTNAGKSTLTNRLTGADVYVEDKLFATLDSTTRKLFLDGENIILSDTVGFIRKLPHNLIETFKSTLGVAAHADCILEVVDGAAPDYREHLEVTHRTLEGIIDEKTPRIRVFNKVEIADEARRTELLQNYPEAIQISAKENIGMERLRKEFKDQLERWKERRTAREAEEKERAEAAWPD; this is translated from the coding sequence ATGAGAGAACCCGCGGAACATAGGCAAGAAAAGGAAAAGTGCATCCTCGTAGGAATAGCCACCCCGAAGGTGCGCCCCTGGCTTGCCCAGGAGCAACTTGCGGAACTGGGCCGCCTCGCCGAGACCGCAGGAGCCGTCGTTTCGGCCTCCTACCTGCAGCGGGTCCAGAACTTTAGCCCTGCCACCCTCATCGGCGAAGGCAAGGTCGAAGAAATCAAGCATGCTCTAGCCCAGCTGGACGCCAAGATGGTGGTATTTGACGACGACCTTTCTGGTTCCCAGGTGCGCAACCTGGAACAGCGCCTTCCGGGAATCAAGGTGCTGGACCGTACGGGCCTGATTCTGGACATTTTCGCCAAGCACGCCATCACGGCAGAAAGCCGCCTGATGGTAGAGGTTGCTCAGCTCCAATACATGATGCCCCGCCTCACAAGAGCCTGGACCCACCTTTGCCGCCAGCACAACGGAGGTATCGGCACCAAGGGTCCCGGCGAAACCCAGCTGGAAACGGACCGCCGCATGATCCGCAAGCGCATCCAGGAACTGAAAAAGAAACTGGCCAAAATCGAGGACGCCCGAGAAAGCCAGGCCGAAAAGCGAAACGACATCTTTCAGGTTGGGATCGTAGGCTACACCAATGCGGGCAAGTCCACCCTCACCAACCGCCTGACCGGTGCCGACGTTTACGTAGAGGACAAGCTTTTTGCCACCCTGGACAGCACCACCCGCAAGCTTTTTCTGGACGGGGAAAACATTATCCTTTCGGATACCGTAGGTTTTATCCGCAAGCTCCCCCACAACCTTATCGAGACCTTCAAGAGCACCTTAGGAGTGGCAGCCCATGCGGACTGCATCTTGGAGGTAGTGGACGGAGCCGCTCCCGACTACCGGGAACATCTGGAAGTGACCCACAGGACTTTGGAAGGTATCATCGACGAAAAGACGCCCCGAATCCGGGTGTTCAACAAGGTGGAAATCGCCGACGAGGCTCGCCGTACCGAACTTTTGCAGAACTATCCGGAGGCCATCCAGATCAGTGCCAAGGAGAATATCGGCATGGAGCGGCTCCGCAAGGAATTCAAGGACCAGCTGGAACGCTGGAAAGAACGTCGAACCGCCCGAGAGGCCGAAGAAAAGGAACGTGCCGAGGCGGCATGGCCTGATTGA
- a CDS encoding phosphatidylglycerophosphatase A: protein MNKEELKEKYGKKRVPHEWRGTDKFTALVTTFFGTGMSPKAPGTMGSLAATIVAYPMALLASSLFGDSIELSLGRFCCVNLYFLMAALIVFFGAIPFVDKAMRDTGTEDPGWIVIDEVCGIFMALSFVTSGAIMAYPWILAIAFGLFRFFDILKPLGIHRFEKFPGAWGVMADDLLGGIYAGILLGGGSWFVSSYY from the coding sequence ATGAACAAAGAGGAACTTAAAGAAAAATACGGTAAGAAACGGGTGCCTCACGAATGGCGCGGGACGGACAAGTTCACCGCCCTGGTCACCACCTTCTTCGGCACGGGAATGAGCCCGAAGGCCCCTGGAACCATGGGCAGCCTCGCCGCAACGATTGTCGCCTACCCCATGGCCCTCTTGGCGAGTAGCCTATTTGGAGACAGCATCGAACTCTCTCTGGGTCGTTTCTGCTGCGTCAACCTGTATTTTCTCATGGCTGCCCTCATCGTCTTTTTCGGAGCTATCCCGTTTGTGGACAAAGCCATGCGGGACACGGGCACCGAAGACCCTGGCTGGATTGTGATTGACGAGGTGTGCGGAATCTTCATGGCACTCTCCTTTGTGACGTCGGGGGCCATCATGGCATACCCCTGGATTTTGGCTATCGCCTTTGGACTTTTCCGCTTTTTTGACATCTTGAAGCCCCTTGGAATACACCGTTTCGAGAAATTCCCCGGAGCATGGGGTGTCATGGCAGACGACCTGCTGGGCGGTATCTATGCAGGAATTTTACTAGGAGGGGGCTCATGGTTCGTCTCTTCTTATTATTGA